A genomic region of Arachis stenosperma cultivar V10309 chromosome 9, arast.V10309.gnm1.PFL2, whole genome shotgun sequence contains the following coding sequences:
- the LOC130951585 gene encoding transcription factor MYB61-like, translating into MRRHSCCYNQKLRKGLWSPEEDEKLLMHITKYGHGCWSSVPKQAGLQRCGKSCRLRWINYLRPDLKRGTFSQEEENLIIELHGVLGNRWSQIAAQLPGRTDNEIKNLWNSCLKKKLRQRGIDPVTHKKIPEAEKGSGDGEDNDSRNQEKAAEASSNELNKSDDATPYVQNRTSSMSCHHHSDFMGGFPIQMINHASSSSDSNSVNWYSHSSGRPFDINTDFPFNTTSILTPTTATATNLFLPTDSSFLYKPSFSSSSNSPENISNTTPYGLKEEQYQIHMSIEELEELSSKWDEYYYYLHNPVSMPASSESFCNEMKPDIHYLVPDTPGPIMLPHHNNNNTKFQEPSQMATFFSKDIQKLTAAFGHI; encoded by the exons atgagaAGGCACTCTTGCTGTTACAATCAGAAGCTTCGAAAGGGTCTGTGGTCACCTGAGGAGGATGAGAAACTTCTCATGCATATTACTAAGTATGGTCATGGATGTTGGAGCTCTGTGCCTAAGCAAGCAG GTTTGCAAAGGTGTGGTAAGAGCTGCAGACTTAGGTGGATAAATTACTTAAGGCCTGATTTGAAGAGAGGTACATTCTCACAAGAAGAAGAGAATCTCATCATTGAGCTTCATGGAGTATTGGGCAATAG ATGGTCGCAAATTGCGGCACAATTGCCAGGGAGGACCGACAATGAGATAAAGAATCTGTGGAATTCttgcttgaagaagaagctgaGGCAGAGAGGTATAGACCCTGTGACACACAAGAAGATTCCGGAGGCCGAGAAAGGCAGCGGTGACGGCGAGGACAACGACAGCAGAAACCAAGAAAAGGCAGCAGAAGCATCGTCCAATGAGTTGAACAAATCAGATGATGCAACTCCCTATGTGCAAAACAGAACATCTTCAATGAGTTGCCATCATCACTCAGATTTCATGGGTGGTTTTCCAATTCAGATGATAAATCatgcatcatcatcatcagattcAAATTCAGTTAATTGGTATAGCCACAGTAGTGGAAGGCCTTTTGATATCAACACTGATTTTCCATTCAATACCACTTCTATTCTTACACCAACAACCGCAACCGCAACCAATTTATTTCTTCCTACTGATTCTAGTTTCCTTTACAagccttctttttcttcttcttccaactCTCCTGAAAATATCTCTAATACTACACCCTATGGATTGAAAGAGGAACAATACCAAATTCACATGAGCATAGAAGAGTTAGAAGAATTATCATCCAAATGGGATGAGTATTATTACTACCTTCATAACCCAGTCTCAATGCCTGCTTCTTCTGAATCATTTTGCAATGAAATGAAGCCAGATATACACTATTTGGTACCTGATACACCAGGTCCCATTATGTTACCTcaccataataataataataccaaGTTCCAAGAACCATCTCAAATGGCTACTTTCTTTTCAAAGGACATTCAGAAGCTCACAGCAGCATTTGGACATATATAA